Proteins encoded by one window of Salvia splendens isolate huo1 chromosome 5, SspV2, whole genome shotgun sequence:
- the LOC121803982 gene encoding wall-associated receptor kinase 2-like, producing the protein MAQRLEHELATAARRQRERRHYVDECLNESLHNCNKHAFCTNTIGNYTCTCPKNYYGDGIGDEGCNEKPPKDTKITYVLIGVASGIICLLLGIILLYLELKRRSHNKMKQKFFHQNGGHMLQEKLATREASLEMVTIFSSSELQKATDNFHDTMIIGRGGFGTVYKGVLANRVTVAIKRSIRVDPAQVEQFINEVVVLSQINHRNVVRLIGCCLETDVPLLVYEFINNGTLSSHLHNEAKVRVLDWNMRLKIATETAGVLSYLHSSASTQIIHRDVKPDNILLDHTLTAKVSDFGASRLVPVDLDPEYMQTNQLTEKSDVYSFGVVLLELVTGRRALSFDRPIEEKSLSNYFLYALKHDFLFKIIDEKIVSSENMEQISAVCKLAKECLNVKGEDRPSMKEVAMELEGMIRREKHSWATNVDDQEEMKSLIPNDHVGTSSVGYDSINWDHIVLPISGGR; encoded by the exons ATGGCGCAGCGGCTGGAGCACGAGTTGGCGACGGCTGCACGACGGCAGCGGGAGAGACGGCACT ATGTTGATGAATGCTTGAATGAGAGTTTACATAATTGCAACAAGCATGCATTCTGCACCAATACAATCGGCAATTACACATGCACTTGCCCCAAAAATTACTATGGTGATGGAATCGGCGATGAAGGTTGCAATGAGAAGCCACCCAAGGATACCAAGATTACTTATGTCTTGATTG GAGTTGCCTCTGGGATAATTTGTTTGCTACTTGGCATCATCCTCCTCTACTTGGAACTCAAAAGAAGATCACATAATAAGATGAAGCAGAAATTCTTTCACCAAAACGGCGGCCATATGTTGCAAGAGAAACTCGCTACGAGAGAAGCCTCACTGGAGATGGTCACCATTTTCAGCTCATCTGAGCTACAAAAGGCGACAGACAACTTCCATGACACCATGATCATTGGCCGAGGCGGCTTTGGCACCGTGTACAAAGGCGTGCTAGCGAACAGAGTAACAGTTGCGATCAAAAGGTCTATAAGAGTTGATCCCGCACAAGTCGAGCAGTTCATCAACGAGGTAGTTGTTCTGTCTCAGATCAACCACAGGAATGTAGTTAGGCTTATTGGTTGTTGCCTAGAGACCGATGTTCCCCTTCTAGTTTATGAGTTCATCAACAATGGGACCCTTTCGTCACACTTGCACAATGAGGCTAAGGTGCGTGTTCTTGATTGGAACATGCGTCTTAAGATCGCAACAGAAACTGCAGGGGTCCTCTCGTATCTTCACTCTTCCGCTTCTACTCAGATCATACATAGGGATGTCAAGCCGGACAACATCCTTCTAGACCATACTTTGACAGCAAAGGTGTCAGATTTTGGAGCTTCAAGGTTGGTTCCCGTTGATCTTGATCCTGAGTACATGCAAACGAACCAGTTGACAGAGAAGAGTGATGTTTATAGCTTTGGAGTTGTGCTATTGGAGCTAGTTACCGGGCGGAGAGCATTGAGTTTTGATAGGCCGATAGAGGAGAAGAGTTTATCCAACTATTTCCTTTATGCGCTTAAGCACGATTTTCTGTTTAAAATTATAGATGAAAAAATTGTGAGTTCGGAAAATATGGAGCAAATATCAGCGGTTTGTAAGCTAGCAAAAGAGTGCTTGAACGTAAAGGGAGAAGATAGGCCTAGTATGAAGGAGGTAGCAATGGAGCTGGAAGGGATGATACGGAGAGAGAAGCACTCGTGGGCCACAAATGTAGACGATCAAGAAGAGATGAAGTCTTTGATTCCGAATGATCATGTTGGAACGAGTAGTGTGGGATATGATAGTATCAACTGGGATCATATTGTTTTGCCAATCAGTGGAGGAAGATAA